The window CCTAGAGAAAACCCCTTCTAGTGTCAGTGAGGGGGGTCTCACGAGTGGCTAGTCCagcctgggagggctgctgggcactggggcaTCTTCTTGGGGTAGGCAGCAAAAGCTGGACCCACCACCTGGGTACCTGCATTCCACAGGGCCCTGGGTAGAGCATGGCAGGTGGAGATGCCACGTGTAGGGCCGAGCCCCCACCCCAAGCTGGCACCTGTGCCAGTGGGGCAGTGCCAAGCTGGGTGCCCTGTGAACAGGAGCTTCTTTGtagggcccagccctgcagcctgttTCGATTCCTGtgggccctgcccagcctggccccacgcCCCAGCAGCCCCATGAGGCCCTGCCCTAGGCATCCCCAGCTGgcaccagggctggggcagcaggatgcAACACTGTGCCCCTTCCCTCTGGCATACAAGGGCAGGATCTGGCACCACATCCCCCCACTCAGGCCATCACGTGCATGCAAacactccccccacccccaaacccctGCTCGTGCCAACCCCACCCAGCTCCTGTCCTAATGCCCTCCCCAACAGGGtgcaccccagccctgcagcaaccccttcctcttcccacccccccccccgcctcagccctgtgcctggCAAGCTCCTGAGTTTCTGCTGTTGCTACTGGCAACTCTGGCTACCAGCAGGGCATGTGGAAAgccaaaagcagcagaggccccaccccaccccaccaccaccccagggTTTGCGTCACCCTCTCTATGTCTCAAGGCAGCCCCTCCCACCTCCGAACCTCCTAGCCCCTTGCCTGCACCCCAGCACAGCTCGGGCACCTCCTGGCACATGCTGGGGTCTCCAGGCACCCGATGTGGCCACATTCCCCACCCAGAGCCCACGTGCTGCCAAGGCTCCCACCAGCTGCTCGCTGCCAAGCCGGTCCCGGGGCTGgttcctggcacagcagctggctcCATGCCTGGGCTCGCAGGGATTGCTTTGGGGAAGGTTCAGTTTCCttcattttctgccttttcagCGCCTGCCAAGaccctcccagcccccagcatgTGTGCCCAGCCCTAAGTGGGTCTCTCAgggggctgccctcagccccagaCATGGCTGTCCCAAAAGGTTTGTGCCCAGGCACAGACCAGCACATGGCTTTGTGCTAGGCTCCAGGACAGGTCCTGCTTTGGTTTCCTTCTGCCCTTTGGCATGTTCCACAGCCCTGCcatgctcctcttcctcccagcaAACCCCAGAGCTATTTCAGGCCTCATTCTGGGGTTGGAAGATCCTGAGTCTGGCTCAGGCAGGCGAATGGAGTGGGACCAACCAAGCTGGGACATAGCTGTGTGCATGCCAATGACGTGGGCACAGCCTTCACAGCTccatggcactgctggcaccttGAAGTTCTGCCTGTGCAGCCACAGGGTAACCACCTGCATCAGGTGGCACACATCAGCTGGTGAGACAGAAACCCagagtgtggggcaggcaggTGGGATGTGACCAAGAGGGACAGCGATGTCCTGGCAGCACATGGTCCCACCTGGTGGCACAGAGGACAGGGCACTGCTTTTGTACAGGCTACTGTAGATAAGATGACAGCAAACCGAGAAAAGACCCCAGCATGCATGCCCACATCTGCCTGGCCTGAGGAGTGAGAGTGACCCCCACCCTGAGCCAAAGTCACCTGGGTGCATGCCAGCCACGCTGGGCACACCTCACCACCCCACAGAGCCAGAAAGGGATTTGCCCACCCAGGGCAGCGCTGGGGAAGCCCTTTGTGAGCTCACAAGGCACCAAGGCTCAGCGCAGCCCCCACTGCACCCATCCTTTTATTGTGAAATGCAATAAATATGCCAGGGCCCAggccctgccaccctgcttccctgccaccctgcttccctgccaccctgcttccctgccaccctgcttccctgccaagctgagccGGTGCTGACGCCCTGCAGGTCTGTATTGATAGGAAATAACATCACCGAAAGAGCAATGGCACCGCCAGGGGCGAGCGCAGAGGGGCACAAGCTTGGACCCACACCCACGGCACGGAGCAGGGTTGCAAAGCCAAGCGAGTGCAGGGCTTTGGgggaggggtgtggggggtgtgcAGGGGACCCTCCCTTCCGCCCCAAATCTTTGTTCATCCAGTTCTGCCGTGCGCACGAATCCAGCTGCTCCAGAACCAGTTGGCTCCTGCTGGCCGCGGCGCGGGGCCGAGCAGCACCGCCGGGGGATGTGCCCGGGGACCGGTGCTGCTCCCCGGGAGCAGGGGGCTGCGGCCAACCCCTCCTCTCGGCAGCCGCCCACTGTCCTGGCGAGTCCCTCAGAGGTTGtcggagccagcagcagggttGGTGTAGGTGAAGGTGCCAGTCCCGGCGCCgttgctgctggccacctggggaAGGAGGGGTGAAGAGATGCCAGAGCTGGGTAgaggtgccaggctgagctccttCTCACCTCCCACCCCAAGTGTAGCAGGGGAACCCTGCACCTTGACCACAGGCACCATGGGCAGACCAACGCTGAGCCAGAAAGTAGGTTCCCCCCTCGTTCATGGTGGGCAGCTGCCCTCAGCCATGGGCACCACAGGCATCCATAGCCCTCATGGGCCCCGCTGGGCACAGGAGTGGGTGGAGGAGCTGTAGTggccctggctgtgttcccctCCTGCACGATAAGCCTGCTCGGCAGGAGCAACGGTAAATATTTACCCAGGCCCCTGCTATTTGAACAGGGTGAGCTGCTCACACCGAGCCCAGCAACTGGATGtggcccctgcctgcagcagcagcgtgCCAGGGGGACTGGGTCATCCCCATCCGGATCCCACACGCCCTGGGGGAGCTGTGCCCGCAGGCAGCTCCCCATaacgcagctgcagctctggtttCAGAGCCGCTGGTGTGAGATGTGGGGTGCAAGGATATAGAGAGCAGCCCCCACTCAGCCCCCTGCCACTCCTGTGctgaccctgccccagcaccagcctcaaGCCCACTCCCCACCCATAGCAGCAAGATGCCAGGATCTGGCTCAGGCATGGCCAAGATGGAGAAGGGGCagtccaggcaggcagggagcccagtgccccctgcccagggttgagcaggaggagcagctgcccaAGGGAGTGGGGAGCTCCTCAGAGCTGGGCCAGGTTCTCCAGCGCCAGCTGCGTGCCTGGCACCGCCGCTCCACCCAGGAGTGAAAGTTACACTCACATCCCAGCTGGGAGGGGACCAGCATGGGGCAGGCTCCCAGGGCCACCCACTCCATGCCTCACCAGCTCCGTTAGCACATCAGCCATTACCCAAGGGACCTGCCCAGCTACCTGGCTGCaccaccttccccagcaccaccGCAGCTGGATGTGAAGAGCCTCAGGGACGGTGGCAGTGGCTCTCACCTGGCTGTAGGGACTGGGCTTGCTGTTGGGTGACACATAGCGCCCGTGGCTCTGGTACGGGGGGTACTCGGCCATAGGGTGGTAGGAGTCCTTCTTGTTGGACAGGTCCAGCTTCCCTCGGCTTTTCCGGCGGCAGGTGCAGGTGGTCTGGTGGGCAGATCGTGGGGCCAGGGGTCAGAGGGCATAAGAATGGGGACAGGGGAGCCAACAGCAGAAAGCAGGTGGGGACAGGGGTGGGGATGAGGGACTCACCGTCAGGAGGCAAGTGAGAGCAGGGGTAGGGATGAGGGACTCACCATGAGGAGACAGGTGAGAGCAGGGGTAGGGATGAAGGACTCACCGTCAGGAGGCAGGTGAGAGCAGGGGTAGGGATGAAGGACTCACCATCAGGAGGCAGGTGAGGATGCTcatcagcagcaggaggcagaccAGGACCAGCAGAGCAATAGCCCAGTCTGGGACCACAGGCACTGGTGCTGAGGATATCACCTCCACAGGACCTgaaggaagagcagagctgtgtccatGTCACTGGGTAGAGCCATGGGGATGGCTGGGACCAACAGCCCTGAGACCCCCAGGACAGAGCATGAGGGGaggagctctctgccacaggCTCCATCCACCCCCAGCCCAAAGCTCACTCTGGATGTCAGCCAGCTGCAGGTCCATGATGAAGCCGTTGGGGtccaggctgctcctcagctgccgctcagcagcagtgctggtgacgCTGCCATTGCCACGCCCGAACACGAGGGTGGAGTCCACCTGCACCGAGCCTTGGCTGCCCAAGAGAGGAGGCATTAGCACAGGAATTGCCACCCCCACGAGGGGCTCAGCACCACCACGCAGCTGGGACatgccagcctctgcagccggacatgccagcctctgcagccagagctgccaaCCTGCTTACCTGAACTGCATCTCGCTGCAGCCCTTGTAGATCTGCCTGTTCATGCAGCCCACGCAGTCGAAGACACGCTCAAACTGGAAGGAATCACAAGGTGATgccacctcctgggcacacaTCCCCTACCACCTGTCCCCCCACACCTCTCCCCCATCATGGGACCAAccggggctgctgcagcacctggcagagCAGGCGCTTGGGGCACCTATTATAGGGAGCCCTCAATGGGAGGTGGCTCCTTCCCAGTGCAGACCAGGAGGGTCTTTGCTCAGCCAGGCAAGGCTGGCACTCACCATGCTCAAGATATCGTACTGCAGGCTCTGGTACTCCTTCGACGTGGGGTCACGCAGGCTCTCGTTGAATCTCCTATTGAGGATGCGGAAGGACAGTGGGACACGGAGGAGCAGCTGGACCGTGGAGGGAGTCAGGACTGCAGCTTTGCTGGGGTTGGGACCGCGGTGGTTATCCAGCACGACTGTGGGGGTcagcctgggggctgtgctgccagcggTGACAAAAGTTTCCTGCGTGGGGATAACCTGAGCGTTGCTGTTCCCATTGCCGTTGGGGTCGGTgggagacagggagctgctgttcGCGGTGGTGTTGGTGCTGGAGACGGCAGTGCTGCCAAAGGCAGGTgccatggtgctgctggctgcagagccgttCCTGATCTGGACGTTTGTGAagttgcctgtggcagggaaaaCTGTGGCataggaggaggtttgggtcccGTTGTCACTCGTGTCTTTGGAGATGTTCAGAACAGTGCTCGAGGCAGGGAGGGTTGTCGTGAGGGTCGTCTCCATGGTGGTCGTTTCGGTCGTGGTTGTCTCTGTGTCAGTCGTGGTCTCCGTGGTGCTCTCGGTGAACACATCTGAGACTGCGGCACCAGCTCGGGAAGCTTTCATCAAAACACAGACCCTCAGCCGGGTGCTCCCTTGGGCCACAAGGCACCAAGAGGCACCACCACCTGCAGGAGCCAACCAccggcagctcctgctgctcacgaGGCATCTCCTGGGCACACGTGGCACCACCAAGGACCCAGCAATGCAGGTGACTGGCACGAGATCTGTGCCCAACCCTGACCAGGGGCTTGAGGACAAGAGCTTGAGCACATCCCTCCGTGCCAATGAAACCACCTTTGCTGCTGGTTGCTGGGTTGTGGCACCCCCACAGCGTTACCCATGTCCCCCTGGACCCGCGTGGCCTGGCTGCTGGCCAGCGCAGGCAGCTCCCCAATGGTTTCCCAGCGGGTGCCGGAGGcactggaggagagcctgaggtcTGGATGGCTCACCGAGACACACCTGCATACCTGCCTGCcggccctgggcacagcctgctccagctggtcccagcacagcccagctgcccgGGCACAGACGATCCTTTCCGACACAGCTAAGAGTAGCCATGGACTGAACGAGGTCCCCAGGTCCCATTTATCCCAGGCACAACCAGCCCTAGGGTGCTGCACCCTGGGGCCAAACCAGCAGAGACTCTGAGGTGCCTGCCACCGTGGTGCCAAGGGCCACCAGCTCTGACATCATCTGGCTCCCACCCCAGAGGACCTCGCTCCCATACCCCTGCCCACATTACCTCCCTGCTTGCTGAGTTACCAGCCTGGCTCCCTTCTAGCCTGGGGTgtcaccagccccagcccctcacctgtgcccagcagcagcagcagaagggcagtgaaTGCCATGGGGGTCCTGACGCCTCTCGGGGCTCTGGCGGCTGCTCTCCCGTTAGCCATCGGTGCGCTACACGACCCTGCGATCAGGAACTGGCAGCACCACAGCGGCAGGAGCTTTATAGCGCACCTGGAGCAGGTGGGGAGgccccaccctgctgccagccccgaggaggaggggggaggggggagagtcCCCCTGTCTCGCTTGGCACAGGGTGTGCCCTCCGATGGGGcccccacagctgcttcctACTGGGCTGGGTCCGCTCTGGCTGGCTCAGAGGGACACCACCGGTAGTGTCCCCATGCTGCAGGTGGGTGCCACATCAGATGGGGACATGGGgaaggggcagtggctgggcATCCCAGGGCAGGGGTGAAGGGCAGCATCTCTCTGACCCCATGGGTTGAGCCATGGTCCCTAGGAGCTGGACAGAGGTCCCCAGCCCCTTGTCCCGGGGGGGCCTCATCCTCGGGTTGAGCCCAGGGTTAATCATTACCTGCCGGCCACTGCCTCACCCTGCACTCAAATAAACGCCAGTGATGCCCCCCCGAAATGCTTACGCAGGTGGGGCCCAGGGCCCCACGAagtcccagtacctcccagtaaCCTGCCTGCCAGCATAACCTGGGCTccccccagggcacaagtggcTCAACAGGCACAAGAACCTCTTCTCATTCAAGACACAGCCCCTGGCCCAGTCTGATGCCCAGTGTCAGGCTGGTTACTGGTGGTGGCACCTGTGCCAAGGTGTAGAGCCCCCCTTCTCCCAGGTGACACATGCTCCTGGCACCGATGACCACACACCCCCCTTTTCTGGTCCCTCCCTGCCTTGTGGGAGTGCCCTGATGCCCGTGGTGGGCAACTCTCAGTGAGAACTTAGTGGGGGGCTCCATGCTGTGGCATCCTGTGTGGAGCCAAACTGCCACCATGGCTCTGacgatgcagctctgaggtttcAGGGCAAAGGAAGCAGAGAGGACACTGCACTGCAGtaacagcagggtgagggatggGCAGCCTGGGTGTTGGCATGGGTATGATGGCACCCAGCTGCATCCAGTCCCCCGGTGGAGTCCACAGCCTTGGTGTGAGGCTAGGCAAACACAGGCAGGGCACGGGCAGCAGGCTCTGGGTGAATGTCACCTCCCCAGAACCCTGTTGAGGGTGACTGTTGGGGACAGGCAGCCCCACATAGCCAGCGCTGGTGGCTTCAGTCACCCTCCTGCACCTTCTGGTCTTTGtgccaaccccagctccatcctgcctgccccatcGCGGGAATGCCTGGGTGCCCGACgccctccagtccctccagcctgctctaagCGCGCCTGTAAAGTCGGCAACAtcccctgggcagagccccaGGGAGGACAAACTGCGTGGGGGAGCTGAGGGAAGAGGCTAAAGAGGCCTGAGCGGAGCTGAAAGGGGCTCAGGGGCCCAGCCCCGGGCCCCGTGAGCGCCCCCGCGCCTCCCGGCGGCACTTGAACTGTGGCGCCCCCTGGCGGACTCAGCTCCGCTGCACACTCGTGTCGAGTCCGCGGAGCGGCACCGGACCGGGACTGGCAGCGGGGTGGACAGCGACAGATACCGGAGCGGGACCCGAGCAGGAGCGGGTTCTGCTGACGCCCCCCGCACCCAGGGCAAGTCACGAACCCCGACCCACCGGGCACCCCCCGCGGGCGGCGGATGGGACGGGACCGCTCAGTACAGAGCAGCGATTTCACCTGGAAGGGACAGAGGACGACGCTGGCCCAGGTACAGGCTCCGGAGGAGCAGCTCCGTGGCCGCCGTGTTGCCGTTTTAAGAGGAGGGGGCCGGTGCCGCCGCGCCCATTGTCGCCGCCGTGGGGCggagtggagggggggggggggggccgggCCGGTGCCGGTGCCCGGCCTCGCGCGCTCCGGGGCGGGAGGAGAATGGGGGCGGGGGGGCACATTCCGCCGCGTTGCTGGGACAGCCGTCGCCATGGCGACCGGGCACTGCCGCCGGGGCTCGGTGCGCGCCGCGCAGTTCCCACGGAGTGGCCCGAGCGGCGGAGGCTTCACTCCGCTCCCTCCGAGGCGGCGGGAGGGACGGGATGCGGTGCAGTGTTGTGCTCTCGCCTACCAATATTGCACTCGTCCCGGCCTCCCGCCGCTACGGGCTCCACCGGTGGGACCGGCCGGGTACCGGGCTTCCCGCAACGACCACCGGGAACACAACGACAGATGGAGCCGAGAGCACAGGGTGGGGTCCGATGCCTTCTCGGGGCACAGAGATCCCTCCAGGAACCGGGCGCGCAGGCTAGAAAACACTCAAAACTTTATGGGCAGACTTGGGGCACGGAATGCAGCGGCAGAAACCCCCCCgtcagggctgggaggcagCCCCGCCACCCCCGGGAGTCCCGCTCGCCCCGCGCCGGTACCGGCACTGCAAAGTTCGCGGGGTCCGGGAGCGGGATCCGGCCGGGATGGGGGACGACTTAGGGGGTCCGGAACGCCCCCGGTTGCTGCTGGCGGGGGAAGACCGGGTCGGGTGCGGCTGTTCACTCGCGTCCCTCCAGCAGGAACCGGCGGAAGGGCTCGAAGTCGGCGGGGATCGTGTCTGCGGGGGCAGGGGAGAAAAGCGAGGGGGGTCAGGAGCCGGGAGGACCAAGCCTCGATAAAGCGGGAAAAATCGCCGGTCCAGGACCCCCGCAGGAGGGACGGGAGATGCCCTGCGAGCTCTAGGCCCTCGGCCCGGTGCTGAGGCGCCCCGGtgaccccctcccctcccaggaGGGTCTCCCGTGCTCACCGTTGCAGCGGTACTgcaggttggaccagatgatgttCTCCTGGGAGAAGCAGAAGACCCCCAGCCGCCCCCCGCGCATGGTGGTGTCGATGATCACCCCGGAGTCGGCCACCAGCTGCGGACCCTCGTACAGCCGCACCCTGTGCGAGGGGAACAGCCCGGCCCTGCCTTTCAGTGGGGGACCGGGAGCGCACCGGGCCCAGCACCGGGCATCCTGACCCGGCGTTGGCGTGGGGGCcgggggcagcaggctggggcatCCCCCTCTCGGGGTTAAGATGGGGACATCAGGCCTGGAATGGGGCATCCTACTGAGGCTGGGATGGGGGCACCGGGCCGGGGCACCCTGATGGGGTTGGACCCCCGGAGCAGGGCCCCCCGCCGTGGCCGGGATAGAGCCCCCCGCACCGCCCCCGTCCCGGCCCCGCCGCTTTTGTCGGACGCTTTGCATGTGAAAGGCGCCGGCGGGGTCGCCATGGCGACGGGGACAATGGCTGCGGGGGCCCGGCGAGGCGGACGGGCCCGGCCCGCCGAGCCCCCCCCGCTCCGCGGCGGCCGCCCCGACGGGATCCTTAAAGGGGAAACGCGCCCTCGACCCACAGGGGCAGGACCCCCTCCCCACGGTCAGCATCCCCCCCTCCCAGTGTGGTCACACCGCAGACGGACCCCACTGGGACAAGGATGCCTTCCCACAGCTGGCATCCTGCCCGCCGGAGCGGCTCCAGCGAGGGTGGCTACAAGAAGAGGGgacagctggcactgccacatCGGTGAGGTCCCACCCAAGAGCCAGCATCTTCCCCTAGCCCAGCAGCCTCCGTGCCCGCACTGTGACCAGTCTGTGCTCACCTGATGTAGCCCACCTGGGGCCTGTGTGTCAGCTGCCAGCGGTAGGACGTCTTGTCCCGCCAGCCCACGTTGCGGGGGTCCTTCCAGAGCAGGCGGACGTGGTCGGGTGTGTGGCCTGTGTGCCACAGGGCATTGCGCAGGTGCTCCCCGGGGCCCGTGGAGGACTTCACTGCCTGTGGGTGCATGGGGGTGTTAGGCAGGACCTAGCTGGAAGTGGGGGGAGGGTGTggaagggggcggatctgatGTGACCCACGGGGTGGCCAACACCCACCTTGAGCTGCAGCCCCGGCTCGGCCACGGCACGGAAGGGGGTGGCCTGCCAATAGGTCTGCTCTGTTTGCTTCCACATCACCACGTAGAAGCTGGCACTGTCctggtagctgaagatgaagccAGCGTAGTCATCGTCGGTGACAGTGTTGACATGGAAGGTGCCCTCGAAGTCCACCCCGTTGAATGCCGTGTAGCCTACCAACAGGCAGATGCTGCAAGAAGccctctcctccagcaccagacccccacaccccagctccctccagtcAACCCTTCTGCAAGGCAATGAACTCTCACCCTGCCCTGATACAGGGGAACAGGAGTTGGGGTCTGCATCTCTTACCAACAGCCAAGCCTGGGTCACTGTTCATGGTCTGCACGATTTCCATGCCCTGTGGGGTACAGCTGAGTGAGTGGCATCCCCAGGAATCTCCCTTTTTGGTCCCACCTGGACTTGCAGTCCCCAGAAACACGGAGGGCAGCACCCACACCTGGTTGAGGACTACCCAGTTGGGATCAATCTGGGCATCCCCCTCGGGGTCGAGGATGACAGTCTGGTAGGCGCGGAAGTCGGTCAGCGTCACCTCGGCGCTCTCAGGGCACACATCCAGCTGGTCCACCACCGTGTCGTTGTCGAAGTCCTCCTCGCACACGTCACCCACACCATTCCCTGGGGACATGCaccctgctcagggctgggcagAACCCACACGGCTCTGcctccccctgcctgccccatgcTCACCATCCGAGTCCTTCTGGTTGGGGTTGGGGATGAGGCGGCAGTTGTCTGGGCCAGGCGGCATGTAGTCAGGGATGCCATCATTGTCGTCGTCGTTGTCACACTCATCCCCCAGCCCATCGTTGTCTGAGTCCAGCTGGGAGCTGTTGGGGATCTCGGCGCAGTTGTCCTTGGTGTCCTGATGCCCATCCCCATCGCTGGGAGCAAGAAGAGGatcagagcagtgctgtgaaATACGGATCCATCACCCCACCCCAGCACTCTTGCTGACTCCAAAGACCCCATCACTCCTTCTCCTGGGTCACTGGATCAGGGAACCCAGCTCAGCCACTGGGAATGGGATGGGGCAAGGAGGTGACCCCGCAGCAGTGGTTCTCACCTGTCCTCATTGGTGTCACAGGTATCTCCTACCAGGTCACTGTCCATATCTgtctggaggagagcagagccctaGTTCAGTGGACACCCAGGGCAAGGGGGCCAGCCATGCTGCAGGAGGACCCCCTGCCCCCTGTCAGACAGGGCCCTGCTCACCATGagtcccctgccccagccttgcCCCGGCCATACCTGAGTGGGATTGCTCATTTCTGGGCAACTGTCACAGGCATCCCCAACCCCATCCTCATCCCGGTCTGTCTGCAGAGGATTGGGCACCTTGGGGCAGTTATCCAGCATGTTGGGAATCCCTGCAAAGACAGCACTGGGTGGATGCCCTCATTCCCAGCCTGGCATGACAGCATCcctgctctgtgagcagccccagcccagcacgGGAGGGCCAGCCCTGAGAGGCCCTCACCGTCCCCATCGATGTCATTGTCACAAGCATCCCCCTCGCCGTTGCTGTCTGTGTCCCGCTGGTCGTTATTAGGCACATTGGGACAGTTGTCACAGGCGTCCCCAAAGGAGTCAGTGTCTGAGTTCTGCTGGTCTTTGTTGGGGAAGAGCCGGCAGTTGTCCTGTGGGCAAGAGGACAGGGATGCCCACTCTGCAGTGGCTGGATGGCAACCAGGCAGGAGGACATCTCCTCCAGCACGCTGAGTGTGAGCATCTCATAGCCACGAGGCTGCAGATGCCCAGGAGAGGTTATCTTGAGGGAGTCGGCACCAAGGTAAAGGGTGAAGCCCTCTGCCCAGCATGCCCCCAGATCCACAGACACATCCCtcccacccagcacagccacctccACGTTCTTGATGCCATCACCATCAGCATCATCATCGCACTGGTCCCCGATGCCGTCATTgtcagcatcctcctgccctgaATTCGGTGTCAGGCGGCAGTTGTCCTGCAGGCACGGATGGCGTTGAGATGagagctgaagcacagccctacccTAGGCTCCCTGAGCCTGGCATCCCCTGCCCGAGGGTGCCCCATGAGCCTACCTGCTTGCAGTGCTTGTTGTTGTCGATGCAGGGCAGGGGCTCGTCTGGGTAGCCGTCAAGGTCTGTGTCTTGCCCACACACATTGCCgttgccagcccagcccacgtTGCACTAGAGAAATCAgaagtcaggggctggaaagtgAGGAAAGGTCCTGGCAGGACCAACTGCTGCCCGTGCTGATACCCCCTGCACTGTCTCAtctttgccctcctcctgtctcTTCCCTACTCACCGCACAAGATATTTCACCGTTCCTCTCAAAGAGGCAGAAGCCGTTGATGTCACAGGGGTTGGaggtgggggtgctgcaggactTCTGCGGGATGCATCCAGATGTTTGGTTCCCCACAAACCCTGACTTGCAGGGACCACATTTGTAGGAGCCCTGgatgggagagggcaggggcaggattaGGGGAGCAGAGTGGCTCTGGGTGCCAGGCAGAGGAGTGGGGCCGCTCTCCTCACCAGCGTGTTGGTGCAGATGGAGTTGGGGTCACAGCCCCCATTGTTCCCATCGTTGCATTCATCAATATCTGTGCAAACCTGCGAGCAGCATGGGAGAAAATTGTCACTGGgacccttccctgctgctctgcctatTCCTGTCTTGGGAAAGCTGCCCTCCTCCGTGAGACACAGCATCCTCCGGCAGGCACAGCATCCTCCCCCGGTTCCCGGAGCACCCACGGGGATCCAGCCGAGCCCCACAGCCCCTCACTCACCTGCTTGCTGGCCCTGGCATAGTCGACCCCCACACCAGAGACAGTGTTGCCCCGGTAGCCGCGGGGACAGGGCTCGCAGCGGAAGCCAGGGGCTGTGTTGATGCACTTGGAGCCAGGGAAGCAGGGGTTGGCATGAGCACACTGCAGTACAAGGAAAGGGATAGGCTTCACCCTCAGTCCTGCCCATTACAGTGGCTTGTGCCCCAGGGCATCGCAGTGAGGCCCCTTACTGGCTTGAGGACTCATCTAAAGAGGAGAAGCATtatctgcccacactgctctagcagtgctgtggctgccAACACACCCCAGGAGTGTGCCCACCTCATCGATGTCAGCGCAGTGTGTGCCGTTGCCTTCCAGCCCCGGCGGGCAGGGCCCGCAGCGGTACCCGGGGTACTCGTACGTCTCCATGCAGTCCACACCACTGAAGCAGGGGTTGGGATTGCAGCGGGATCGGTGCTCATGGAAGcctgagaagagaaagaagaggcagaggaggtgagATGGGGCAGCCCTTTGCCCCCTAAGGTGGGAGCAGAGCCTCATCAGCACTCACCGCAGACCTGGCACTCCA is drawn from Pogoniulus pusillus isolate bPogPus1 chromosome 43, bPogPus1.pri, whole genome shotgun sequence and contains these coding sequences:
- the MUC1 gene encoding mucin-1: MANGRAAARAPRGVRTPMAFTALLLLLLGTASRAGAAVSDVFTESTTETTTDTETTTTETTTMETTLTTTLPASSTVLNISKDTSDNGTQTSSYATVFPATGNFTNVQIRNGSAASSTMAPAFGSTAVSSTNTTANSSSLSPTDPNGNGNSNAQVIPTQETFVTAGSTAPRLTPTVVLDNHRGPNPSKAAVLTPSTVQLLLRVPLSFRILNRRFNESLRDPTSKEYQSLQYDILSMFERVFDCVGCMNRQIYKGCSEMQFSQGSVQVDSTLVFGRGNGSVTSTAAERQLRSSLDPNGFIMDLQLADIQSPVEVISSAPVPVVPDWAIALLVLVCLLLLMSILTCLLMTTCTCRRKSRGKLDLSNKKDSYHPMAEYPPYQSHGRYVSPNSKPSPYSQVASSNGAGTGTFTYTNPAAGSDNL
- the THBS3 gene encoding thrombospondin-3 codes for the protein MGAPAAAGGPALGALLALLLLGAAAAARPGLHVIDLLMASEARQMSSITHKIRMELLTVNDVYLLSTFRLPPKQGGTLFGLYSKKDNTRWLEVSVVGKINKVLVRYLREDNKLHSVNLQHAQVADGQSHSIIVRLSGLRGDMLSVELYVDCKQMDSSVGLPELSEIPLAEVESLELRTGQKAYQRMQGFVESMKLILGGSMSRVGALSECPFQGDESIHSAVTSVLASILGEQTKALVTQLTLFNRVLTELREDIRDQVKEMSLIRNTIMECQVCGFHEHRSRCNPNPCFSGVDCMETYEYPGYRCGPCPPGLEGNGTHCADIDECAHANPCFPGSKCINTAPGFRCEPCPRGYRGNTVSGVGVDYARASKQVCTDIDECNDGNNGGCDPNSICTNTLGSYKCGPCKSGFVGNQTSGCIPQKSCSTPTSNPCDINGFCLFERNGEISCACNVGWAGNGNVCGQDTDLDGYPDEPLPCIDNNKHCKQDNCRLTPNSGQEDADNDGIGDQCDDDADGDGIKNVEDNCRLFPNKDQQNSDTDSFGDACDNCPNVPNNDQRDTDSNGEGDACDNDIDGDGIPNMLDNCPKVPNPLQTDRDEDGVGDACDSCPEMSNPTQTDMDSDLVGDTCDTNEDSDGDGHQDTKDNCAEIPNSSQLDSDNDGLGDECDNDDDNDGIPDYMPPGPDNCRLIPNPNQKDSDGNGVGDVCEEDFDNDTVVDQLDVCPESAEVTLTDFRAYQTVILDPEGDAQIDPNWVVLNQGMEIVQTMNSDPGLAVGYTAFNGVDFEGTFHVNTVTDDDYAGFIFSYQDSASFYVVMWKQTEQTYWQATPFRAVAEPGLQLKAVKSSTGPGEHLRNALWHTGHTPDHVRLLWKDPRNVGWRDKTSYRWQLTHRPQVGYIRVRLYEGPQLVADSGVIIDTTMRGGRLGVFCFSQENIIWSNLQYRCNDTIPADFEPFRRFLLEGRE